Part of the Ammospiza nelsoni isolate bAmmNel1 chromosome 6, bAmmNel1.pri, whole genome shotgun sequence genome is shown below.
CATTggccggcgggcggcggggggggCGAGTCCGGCGGCAGCGGCCTCCGGGGCTGGGGTCCGTCTCGGCGGCAGCGGCGGAAGTCTCGCGAGGGAGCGCGGCCGGGATTTGGCGgtgctgcctccctccctcctccctccctccctgcctgcctggcgCTGGCTGCGAGGCGCTGGTGTTTGTGtggaagggggaggaggaggagaaggagggcaGGCGAAAGGAGCCCGAGCCCCACCATCCGCCGAGGGGAGCGGACCGGAGCCCCCTCGCCGCCCGCGGAGctctctttccctcccctcGCCCCGCCATGGCCTCGGGAGACACCCTGTACATCGCCACGGACGGCTCAGAGATGCCGGCCGAGATCGTGGAGCTGCACGAGATCGAGGTGGAGACCATCCCGGTGGAGACCATCGAGACCACCGTGGTGGGCGGcgaggaggacgaggaggaggaggaggaggatgagtgCTGCGAGGAGTGCGGCCCGCACCACCCGCCCCATCActaccaccaccaccagcccATGATCGCGCTGCAGCCGCTGGTGTCGGACGGGGACCCcagcggggcgggcggcggcgcggccggtGGCGGCGGGGGGCAGCTCCACctgcaccaccaccaccaggaGGTGATCCTGGTGCAGACCCGCGAGGAGGTGGTGGGGGGAGACGACTCGGACGGACTGCGGGCCGACGACGGGTTCGAGGACCAGATCCTCATCCCCGTGCCGGCCCCCGCCGGAGAGGACGAGTACATCGAGCAGACCCTGGTCACTGTGGCCGCCGCCGGCAGCAAGAGCGGAGGCGGCGGTTCCTCCTCGGCCGGCGGAGGAGGCCGCGTTAAGAAGGGCGGCAGCGGCAAGAAGAGCAGCAAGAAGAGTTACCTGAgcgggggaggcggcggcggggccgaggGCGGCGGCGGTAGGAAATGGGAGCAGAAACAGGTGCAGATCAAGACCCTGGAGGGGGAGTTCTCGGTCACCATGTGGGCCTCGGGTAAGTGCGCGCCGgacccctccctccctgggccGCGGGCCCCGCCGGCGGCCGCGCGGTGCGGCCGGGACAGTTTTGTTTTGAAGGGAGGCCATGTTTTGATGTGTGCGATGGGCGCCGCCATGTTCATCGCCAGGGCAAGTATGGCGGCTCCCCGAAAAGATGGCGGGGTctgcgctgccgccgccgctcctGCCCGGCCGCGGCGGGGGGAAGGAGGCAAACATGGCGGCGGCcgccaagatggcggcggcggggggtgcgcgggcgggcggcagcgccgccGGCTCCCGGGCCAGGCCGCAATGGCGTAGTTTCTGCAGCAGGGGGAGGCGGGGTGCGGGGCGAACCTCCCCGCGCTCCCCCcgtccccgccccgccgccgctccccgcgggGCCCGCTCC
Proteins encoded:
- the YY1 gene encoding transcriptional repressor protein YY1, whose protein sequence is MASGDTLYIATDGSEMPAEIVELHEIEVETIPVETIETTVVGGEEDEEEEEEDECCEECGPHHPPHHYHHHQPMIALQPLVSDGDPSGAGGGAAGGGGGQLHLHHHHQEVILVQTREEVVGGDDSDGLRADDGFEDQILIPVPAPAGEDEYIEQTLVTVAAAGSKSGGGGSSSAGGGGRVKKGGSGKKSSKKSYLSGGGGGGAEGGGGRKWEQKQVQIKTLEGEFSVTMWASDDKKDIDHETVVEEQIIGENSPPDYSEYMTGKKLPPGGIPGIDLSDPKQLAEFARMKPRKIKEDDAPRTIACPHKGCTKMFRDNSAMRKHLHTHGPRVHVCAECGKAFVESSKLKRHQLVHTGEKPFQCTFEGCGKRFSLDFNLRTHVRIHTGDRPYVCPFDGCNKKFAQSTNLKSHILTHAKAKNNQ